From a region of the Chlorocebus sabaeus isolate Y175 chromosome 23, mChlSab1.0.hap1, whole genome shotgun sequence genome:
- the FTMT gene encoding ferritin, mitochondrial yields MLSCFRLLSRHISPSLASLRPVRRCFALPLRWAPGRRPSDPRPIAPRRPLTAAASSGDPTCPAAGSSRVRQNFHPDSEAAINRQINLELYASYVYLSMAYYFSRDDVALNNFAKYFLHQSREETEHAEKLMRLQNQRGGRICLQDIKKPDQDDWKSGLHAMECALLLEKNVNQSLLELHTLASDKGDPHLCDFLETYYLNEQVKSIKELGDHVHNLVKLGAPDAGLAEYLFDMHSLGNENKQN; encoded by the coding sequence ATGCTGTCCTGTTTCAGGCTCCTCTCCAGGCACATCAGCCCTTCGCTGGCGTCTCTGCGCCCCGTACGCCGTTGCTTCGCGCTTCCGCTGCGTTGGGCCCCGGGGCGCCGCCCCTCGGATCCCAGGCCGATCGCCCCTCGCCGCCCCCTGACCGCAGCCGCATCCTCCGGGGACCCTACCTGTCCCGCAGCCGGCTCCTCTCGGGTGCGCCAGAACTTCCACCCCGACTCCGAGGCTGCCATCAACCGGCAGATCAACCTCGAGCTCTATGCGTCCTACGTGTACTTGTCCATGGCCTATTACTTCTCCCGGGATGACGTGGCCTTGAACAACTTCGCCAAGTATTTCCTTCACCAGTCCCGAGAGGAGACAGAGCATGCGGAGAAGCTGATGAGGCTGCAGAACCAGCGAGGAGGCCGGATCTGCCTGCAGGACATCAAGAAGCCGGACCAGGACGACTGGAAAAGCGGGCTGCATGCCATGGAGTGTGCTCTACTCTTGGAAAAGAATGTGAACCAGTCGTTGCTGGAATTGCACACTCTAGCCTCTGACAAAGGTGACCCCCATTTGTGCGACTTCCTGGAAACCTACTACCTGAATGAGCAGGTGAAGTCTATCAAAGAACTAGGTGACCACGTGCACAACTTAGTGAAGCTGGGGGCCCCGGATGCTGGCCTGGCGGAGTACCTTTTTGACATGCATTCCCTTGGAAATGAAAACAAGCAGAACTAA